ACCATCAGGGCTGCGCGCCTTCGCGCGCGTTGCCGGTACCGGCGCCGGGAATCGGCGCGGTGGCGCTGCCCAGCGCGGTGTGCAGGGCGACGTAGGCCAGGTCGCGCTGGCGCTGCGCTTCCAGCAGTTCCAGCGTCGCCTGGTCGCGCGCGGCCTGCTGCGTGGCCACGTCCAGGTCGCTGCCCAGGCCCAGCCGCCGGCGCTGCTGCGCCGCCTCGGCGACCTGCTGCTGCGCCTGCAGCACCTGCTGCTCGGTCTCGACGTTGCGCCGCTGCTGTTCCAGCGCGGTCAGCGCGTCCTCGACCTCGTTGACCGCCGACAGCACGGTCTGCCGGTAGGCGAGGGTGGCCGCTTCCAGCAGGTCGCCGCGCGCCTTGGCCCTGGCCTGACGGATGCCCCAGTCGAACAGCGGGATGTCGATCACCGGGCCGAACGAGGCGATGCCGTGGGTGGTGGTGCGGCGGTGGCTCAGCAGGCTGGTCGACCAGCGGATCGCGCCGCCCAGGCCGATGCTGCCGTAGCGGTCGGCGCGGGCGATGCCCAGGGCGCCGGCGGCGCTGATCACCTCGGCCTCGCGCGCGGCGATGTCCGGGCGTCGCCGCAGCAGGTCGGCCGGCACGCTGTCGACGGCGGCGATCTGCAATTGTCCCGGCGCGCTGCTGGCCGCGGCCGTGCTCCACGCCGGGTCGGGCGCGTCGCGGCCCAGCAGCACCGCCAGGCGCCGCGCCGCCGCCGCCGCGGCGTCGCGCGGTTCGTTCACCGCACTCTGCGCCTGCAGCACCGCCGCCTGCGCCTGCGCCGCGGTGGCCGGCGCGGCCAGATGCAGGTCGACCAGGGTCTGCTGCAGGCTGGCCTGGCGCTGGCGCGCGTCGGCGATGTCCTGCAGCAGGCGTTCGGCCTGCTGCGCGTGGCGCAGGTCGATCCAGTTGTGGGTCACGTCGGAGATCGTCGCCGCGCGCACCTGCGCCAGGTTGGCCTGGGCGCTCTGCAGGTCGCCGCGGGCCACGCGGTTGGTGGCTTCGCCGCGACCGAACAGCGGCAGCTCCCACTCCGAATCGACGCCCACGACCAGGAACGAGGCGCTGGCGTCCGGATCGATCGGATCCTCGGTGCGCGCACGCAGTTGCGGCCGCAGGGTCGCGTCGGCGACCGCGTCCAGCCGCCGCGCCGCGCGCAGCCGTGCCAGCGCCTGGCCGACCTCGAGATCGTCCTGCAGCGCCTGCGCGACCAGCGCATCGAGCTGCGGATCGTGGAAATCCTGCCACCAGGCACTGCCCGGCGGGCGCGGCGCAGCCGCCTGCGGCGTCGCGCTGCTCCAGTGCGCGGGCAGCGACGGCTGGCGCAGATCGGGAATGGGCTTGCTGGCGCAGCCGCCCAGCGCCAGCGCGCTGGCCAGCGCCAGTGCGCCGGCGCAGCGAAGACGGTGGCGGCTCATGCGCGCGGCTCCGCGCCGGCCGGCAGGTCCAGTTCCGCGCGCAGGCCGCCCAGTGCCGAGCGCCGGTAGCGCAGCGTCGCGTGGTGGCGGGCGGCGATGTTGGCGACGATGGCCAGGCCCAGGCCGGTGCCGCCTTCGGGCGCGTCCGGCGCGCGGAAGAAGCGCTCGCCCAGGCGCGGCAGCAGGGCCTCGTCGATGCCGCTGCCGGCATCGTCCACGGCCAGGCGCACGTACAGCGGATCGCGGCGCAGGCTGACCGTGACCATGCGGCCGGCGGCATGCCGGAAGGCATTGTCCAGCAGGTTGTCGAGCAGTTCGCGCAGCGCATAGGTGTCGGCGGCCACCCAGGCGGGCGCGTCGTCGTCGCCGGCGTCGTAGCCCAGGTCCACGCCGGCGTGCAGCGCGTCGGGGATGCGGTCGGACAGGGCCTGCGGCAGCCATTGCGCCAGGTCCAGCGGCAGCAGCTCGCGGATGCTCTCGCGCGGCGCCTGGGTGCGGGTCAGCGCCAGCAACTGGGTGGAGGTGCGGGTGGCGCGGTCCGTCAACTGACGGATGTGCTGCAGCGCCTGCGCGGTGTCTTCCGGGCGCTGGCCGGCCTGGGCGCGCTGCACGTGCATGCTCAGCCCGGCCAGCGGCGTGCGCAACTGGTGCGCGGCATCGGCCAGGAAGCGTTCCTGCAGCGCCATCATGTGCTTGAGCCGGCCGAGCAGGCCGTCGATGGCCTGGGTCAGCGGCAGGATCTCCACCGGGATGTCCGGGCCGGACACCGGGCTGAGGTCGCGCTGGCTGTCGTCGAGCCGGCGCACCGCCGGCTCCAGCATGCGCAGGCCGACGCGCACGCCATGCCACACCAGCACCAGCAGCGAGCAGGTGAGCAGCAGTTCGGTCGGCAGCATCAGCACCAGGATCTCGCGGGCGCGGCGGTGGCGGTCGTCCAGGGTCTCGGCCACCGACACGGTGAGCCAGTCGCCCGGCTCCAGCGCCGAGGGCAGCAGCAGGCTGGCCACGCGCACCGGCACGCCGTTGTCCATGCGGTCGTCGTACAGCATCACTCGGCCGATCTCGGCCGGATCCGGGTGCTTGGGAATCGGCTGGGTACTGCCGCTGATCACCCCGTGGCGGCGGCTGTCGAGCTTGAAGAACACCCGGCCGTCGCTGCTGTACTCCAGCAGCTGCCGCGCCTGCAGGGTCAGCGGCATGCGCTCGCCGGGGTCGTTGACCGCGTTCGCCAGGCCCTGCGTGTCCTCCTTCAGGTCCATGTCGTGGACGTGATTGGTGTACTTGAGCATCAGCAGGTAGAACAGCGACGACACCACCAGCATCAGCAGCACGGTCGGGATCAGCAGGAACGCCAGCAATCGCTGGCGCAGGCTGGGATGGCGGTAGGCCGGCGCGTGCGCGGCGGTGGTCGCGCTCACTGCGAGGTCTGTGCGTGGTCGGCGGCCGGTGAGGCGGCGTGCGACTCCTCCAGCAGGTAGCCCAGGCCGCGGATGGTTCGGATGCCGACGCCGGCACCATGCAGCTTGCGCCGCAGGCGGTGCATGGAGATGTCCAGGCCGTTGTCGGTGATTTCGTGCTGCCAATCGCACAGCGCCTCGGTCAGTTGGCTGCGGCTGACCACGCGCCCGCTGCGCAGCAGCAGGGTTTCCAGCAGCGCGAACTCGCGCGCGGTCAGGTCCAGCGGCTGGTCCTGCAGCCACACCCGGCGTCCGGCCAGGTTGATGCGCAATTGTCCCAGCACCAGCTCCGGCACGCCGCCGCTGCTGCTGCGGCGCAGGAGCGCGCGGGTCCGGGCCAGGAACTCGGACAGTTCGAAGGGCTTGATCAGATAGTCGTCGGCGCCCTCGTCGAGCGCGCGGATGCGGTCTTCCACCGCGTCACGGGCGGTCACCACCAGCACCGGGATCTCGTCGCGGCGGGCGCGCAGGCGTTGCAGCACCTGTAGCCCATCGCGGCGCGGCAGGCCCAGGTCCAGCACCAGCAATTGATAGCTTTCGCTACCGAGTGCGCGTTCGGCAGCGGCACCGTCGCCGACATGGTCTACCACGTGGCCGCACTCGGCGAGCGAGTCGCGTAATGCAACAGCAATGGACGTATCGTCTTCGGCAACCAGGATGCGCATGACGCGAAATGCTTGCAACGGGGATGTGGGAAAACCGTCGTAATCGGCGGCGGCGAAGTCACTACGTTCACATACGTCGATGTAGCTTCGATGGAGTCTGTATCCAGATTCTGCGATGCGGTGATGACGATTGTCATCCATGACATCTTTCGCGCACTCGCCGGTGCGGACGCCGCCGGGTAGGAAAAGTCCTATAGCCGACCGCGGCATCCGCCGATCCTCACGCCCCCGGGGCGGCGGCATCATGCATGCGTCGGCAACGTCACCGCTCCCGCGCCAGGGAGATGGTTCTCACGGAATCGAACGGATCTCGATTCGCCGGCCACGTTTCGCTCCCGCAGGCGCCGACGGATCGGCGCAGCGCCACTGCGATCGGAATCGAAGGGAAGAAAACGCACGAGGCCCCGGCATGCCGGGGCCTCGTGCGTTCAACGTGCCGCTATCAGGCTTAAATCATGTGGGCATCATGCACGGACGGGTCGGTCTGCACTGATCCTGTAAGCGCCGCACCGCACACCGCTGCCTGCACGCAAACTTTCAGGCCGCAGCCCGCCCGCCTTTGCCAATCCCCAATCCCGAATCCCAAATCCCGGCCCCTCAGAGCGCCCAGTCCAGCCGCAAACCCGCCACCAGGGCATTCGGCAGGTCGCGGGTACGTGCCGGCTCGTTGAACTGGTCCGGGTGCACGATGTAGTGCAGGTTCGGGGCGATGCGCAGTTGCGGGGTCACCTGGATGCCGTAGCTCAGTTCCATCATGGTCTGGGAGCGGTGCGGGGTGCCGCTGCCGCCCGCCGCGGCGCGGGCCAGGCGCAGGTCTTCCAGGGCGTCGTCGCTGTAGTGCTGCTGGGTGACGACGAAGGCGATGTTGTCCTGCGGGCGGCTGGCGAAGGTGCCGCGCTGGACCAGGCCCAGCTCCAGGAAATGGTCTTCGATCAACTGCCCGGAGGTGCCCTTGAGCACCGAGCCGAACAGCACCAGGCCGCGGTTGCTGTCCGGGTCGGGGCGGGTGACCTGCTGCTCGAAGCGCACGAACGCGCCGGAGCGGCCGCTGCGGGTGGCGTAGTCCAGCCCGCTCAGCCGCGCCGGATTGCCGTTGCGGTCGTTGAGCGGATCGCGGTAGTCGGAATTGTCCTGCCAGCCGCCGAGCTCGTACATCGCCGGCAGGCGCGCGCCGCTGGCCTGGGTGCTGTAGCCGATCGCGTAGGGCACGATCACCCCGGTGCTGTCGTTGGTGCTCCAGTTCAGGCCGTGCTGGCCGCGTTCGGCCTGGATCGGGTTGACCTCGTAGGCGCCGACGTGGACGTAGACGTTCGGGGTCACCCAGGCCTTGGCGTGCGCGGCCCAGCTGGACACCGGCCAGTATGTGAAGTTGCTGGTGCGGAACACGAAGGTCGGGTTGCCGCAGGCCGAGTTGCCCTGGAAGTAGCCGCACAGCTCCGAGCCCAGGAAGTGGATGTTGGCCACGCTGCGGCCGGCTTCCAGTTCCAGGCGATCGTTGAACAGCTTCTGGTCGATGGTGAAGTTGGCCAGGCGGGTGCCCTGGCCGCCATAGATTTCCTGCACCGAGGTGCTGTTGCCGATGTTGCCGTTGGCCAGGTTGGTGCCGTGGCGATTGATGCCGTAGACCTTCAGCGTGGCGCCGTTCCAGCCCATCAGCCGTTGCAGGTCCACGTCGGTGCCGAACATCAGCTGCCCGGCGTAGGCGCTGCCCTCATGCTTGCCGCCGTCCAGCGACACGGCGCCTTCGCCGGTGTAGGCGAGCTTGAGCTTGAAGGCGTCGCTGGCGTCCTGGGCGTGGGCCAGCGGTGCGGCGAGCGCCAGCGCCAGGGTGGCCAGGGGCAGGGACGAGACGAGGGGACGGGACATGGCGGAACTCCTCAGCAGGGAAAGGCCGGCGCGCCGCCAGCGGCGACGGGGGGAGGGGCATCGCGTGGCGACGCGCCGGCGCATGGACGGGATCAGGCGTTAACCGGCTTCTTCAGCACCCGCAGCGCCACCGCGGTGACCACGGTGCCGGCGAGCAGCGCCACCAGGTACATGCCCAGGTGGCTGACCGCATTGGGGATCGGCAGCACGAACACACCGCCGTGCGGCACCTTCAGTTCGGCGCCGGCGGCCATCGAGATCGCACCGGCCAGCGCCGAGCCGAGCATCAGCGCGGGGATGGTGCGCAGCGGGTCGCGTGCGGCGTACGGGATCGCGCCTTCGGTGACGAAGGCCAGGCCGAGCACGCCGGTGGCGGCGCTGCTGCCGCGCTCGTCCTGGGTGAAGCGGCTGCGGAACACCCAGGTGGCCAGGGCGATGCCCAGCGGCGGGGTCATGCCGGCGACCATCGCCGCGGCCATCGGCGTGTACACCTGGCTGGCGATCAGGCCGGTGGAGAAGGCATAGGCGGCCTTGTTGACCGGCCCGCCCATGTCGAAGGCCATCATCGCGCCCAGCAGCAGGCCCAGCAGCACCGCGCTGCTGCCCTGCATGCCACGCAACCACTCG
This genomic stretch from Xanthomonas sacchari harbors:
- a CDS encoding efflux transporter outer membrane subunit; the protein is MSRHRLRCAGALALASALALGGCASKPIPDLRQPSLPAHWSSATPQAAAPRPPGSAWWQDFHDPQLDALVAQALQDDLEVGQALARLRAARRLDAVADATLRPQLRARTEDPIDPDASASFLVVGVDSEWELPLFGRGEATNRVARGDLQSAQANLAQVRAATISDVTHNWIDLRHAQQAERLLQDIADARQRQASLQQTLVDLHLAAPATAAQAQAAVLQAQSAVNEPRDAAAAAARRLAVLLGRDAPDPAWSTAAASSAPGQLQIAAVDSVPADLLRRRPDIAAREAEVISAAGALGIARADRYGSIGLGGAIRWSTSLLSHRRTTTHGIASFGPVIDIPLFDWGIRQARAKARGDLLEAATLAYRQTVLSAVNEVEDALTALEQQRRNVETEQQVLQAQQQVAEAAQQRRRLGLGSDLDVATQQAARDQATLELLEAQRQRDLAYVALHTALGSATAPIPGAGTGNAREGAQP
- a CDS encoding sensor histidine kinase, encoding MSATTAAHAPAYRHPSLRQRLLAFLLIPTVLLMLVVSSLFYLLMLKYTNHVHDMDLKEDTQGLANAVNDPGERMPLTLQARQLLEYSSDGRVFFKLDSRRHGVISGSTQPIPKHPDPAEIGRVMLYDDRMDNGVPVRVASLLLPSALEPGDWLTVSVAETLDDRHRRAREILVLMLPTELLLTCSLLVLVWHGVRVGLRMLEPAVRRLDDSQRDLSPVSGPDIPVEILPLTQAIDGLLGRLKHMMALQERFLADAAHQLRTPLAGLSMHVQRAQAGQRPEDTAQALQHIRQLTDRATRTSTQLLALTRTQAPRESIRELLPLDLAQWLPQALSDRIPDALHAGVDLGYDAGDDDAPAWVAADTYALRELLDNLLDNAFRHAAGRMVTVSLRRDPLYVRLAVDDAGSGIDEALLPRLGERFFRAPDAPEGGTGLGLAIVANIAARHHATLRYRRSALGGLRAELDLPAGAEPRA
- a CDS encoding response regulator transcription factor — protein: MRILVAEDDTSIAVALRDSLAECGHVVDHVGDGAAAERALGSESYQLLVLDLGLPRRDGLQVLQRLRARRDEIPVLVVTARDAVEDRIRALDEGADDYLIKPFELSEFLARTRALLRRSSSGGVPELVLGQLRINLAGRRVWLQDQPLDLTAREFALLETLLLRSGRVVSRSQLTEALCDWQHEITDNGLDISMHRLRRKLHGAGVGIRTIRGLGYLLEESHAASPAADHAQTSQ
- a CDS encoding carbohydrate porin, translated to MSRPLVSSLPLATLALALAAPLAHAQDASDAFKLKLAYTGEGAVSLDGGKHEGSAYAGQLMFGTDVDLQRLMGWNGATLKVYGINRHGTNLANGNIGNSTSVQEIYGGQGTRLANFTIDQKLFNDRLELEAGRSVANIHFLGSELCGYFQGNSACGNPTFVFRTSNFTYWPVSSWAAHAKAWVTPNVYVHVGAYEVNPIQAERGQHGLNWSTNDSTGVIVPYAIGYSTQASGARLPAMYELGGWQDNSDYRDPLNDRNGNPARLSGLDYATRSGRSGAFVRFEQQVTRPDPDSNRGLVLFGSVLKGTSGQLIEDHFLELGLVQRGTFASRPQDNIAFVVTQQHYSDDALEDLRLARAAAGGSGTPHRSQTMMELSYGIQVTPQLRIAPNLHYIVHPDQFNEPARTRDLPNALVAGLRLDWAL